A single genomic interval of Heterodontus francisci isolate sHetFra1 chromosome 45, sHetFra1.hap1, whole genome shotgun sequence harbors:
- the LOC137356443 gene encoding histone H2A.J-like: MSGRGKTGGKARSKAKSRSSRAGLQFPVGRVHRFLKKGNYAERVGAGAPVYLAAVLEYLTAEILELAGNAARDNKKTRIIPRHLQLAVRNDEELNRLLGGVTIAQGGVLPNIQAVLLPKKTSAQSTKSK; this comes from the coding sequence atgtctggaagagggaagaccggtggtaaagctcggtccaaggccaagtctcgctcctcccgggctggattgcagttcccggtgggccgtgttcacaggttccttaaaaaggggaactatgctgagcgtgtgggtgccggagccccggtctatctggctgctgtgctcgagtatctgacagctgaaatcctcgagctggccggcaatgcggcccgggacaacaagaagacccgcatcatccccagacacctccagctggccgtccgcaacgacgaggagctcaacaggctgctgggaggggtgactatcgctcagggcggggtgctgcctaatatccaggccgtgctgctgcccaagaaaaccagcgctcagagcaccAAGAGCAAGTGA
- the LOC137356114 gene encoding histone H1-like produces MTDTAAAETAPPAAAAQVKTPKKKKAAPRNKSAGPTLSEQILRIVADCSDRKGTSLPAIKKALGRSGVDVGKLRTQIKQSIRRNVNKGSLVQSSGTGASGSFRIPKQGTKGNVGKKVKSGAGKKPLVKKTAGKKVTAKKSAGKKLPVKKLAAKKSAAKKAAGKKVTSKKAATPKKSPGKKAALPKKSPVKKAKKPKSATGGKVLKKVQSSRGKTKPKAAKAQKAAPGKK; encoded by the coding sequence atgaccgatacagcagccgccgaaacggctcctccagccgccgccgctcaagtcaagactccGAAAAAGAAGAAAGCAGCACCCCGGAACAAGTCAGCCGGTCCCACGTTGAGCGAGCAGATCCTCAGGATTGTGGCGGATTGCTCCGATCGCAAGGGGACCTCACtgcccgccataaagaaggctctgggtcggAGCGGTGTGGATGTGGGGAAGCTCAGGacccaaatcaagcaaagtatcaggaggaatgtgaacaaaggctccctggtgcagagcagcggtacgggcgcctccggctccttcagaaTCCCGAAGCAGGGAACCAAGGGAAATGTGGGAAAGAAAGTGAAGTCAGGAGCAGGCAAAAAACCtttagtgaagaaaacagctgGCAAGAAAGTGACAGCAAAGAAATCAGCAGGCAAGAAATTACCAGTcaagaaactagcagccaagaaATCGGCAGCAAAGAaagcagcaggcaagaaagtgaccagcaagaaggcggcaacgccaaagaaatccccagggaagaaagcagcgcttccgaAAAAGTCTCCTGTGAAGAAGGCCAAAAAACCCAAGAGTGCCACGGGCGGAAAGGTGCTCAAGAAAGTTCAATCATCAAGGGGCAAGACcaagccgaaagcagcaaaggctcagaaagcagcccctggaaagaagtga